A genomic segment from uncultured Desulfuromonas sp. encodes:
- a CDS encoding alkaline phosphatase PhoX, whose product MKCQGLFGRTFYRSAMMLPLLAGLALSGCSDSDSGTPVDSGITMEFAEVATPVTDAEKRQILASQSVTIDGTSYNIGFNTLLRSGATFGDETFGLIRNYMGAPVLQEDGSEFISNSTDFTSLLHLGDKIYSVTHFESQPGGMYLSELEQDENGLLTAVSTRSIDFSKWGGLWTPCAGSVTPWNTHLGSEEYEPDARSYELATTKDEIGSYFGSMSNYFDVPFYDDGVTAEDIKEVVNPYAYGYPTEVIVQQDGSHSIIKHYALARVAVELAYVMPDKRTVYISDDGTNVGLFMFVADTAGDLTAGTLYAAQLDQTSDENGGSFNLNWIDLGHATFDEIKQAIDSKVVFSDIFDAVDPNEDNTCPTGYTSINTTWGHECLAVRAGMETVASRLEARRYAAIKGATTELRKEEGITFDSGSMTLFVAMSEVAKGMEDNSSSDVGGPNHVRLPANKCGTVYKLDVATNSAIGSDYVAQNMVGLVSGIPTTYPEDSLYANNTCDVNGIANPDNITFITGQDTLIIGEDTGSGHQNDLIWAYDISATALTRIQTTPYGSETTSPYIYPSLNGFGYLMSVVQHPYGESDQDQLIDSTDAAAYVGYIGPFPALGEEGPDSVDNTFGRQGMSSVNFLDVPVPTTDSEKRQVWGTPSVSVNGSGAAIGFNTILRSGDMLGGNTFGLLLDSDGNAITEEDGSVSISNSNDFSSLLDVYGSLFMVSQFESRPAAMYVSELSQDENGFLAAISTRPIDFSAVRGGWVHCAGSVTPWTTHLGSEEYEPNARFHNAATGIITESDGVTEDTYYSAMGAYYGGDLTQLNPYDYGYPVEVAITDASGSTSVAKHYAMGRMALELAYVLPDQKTVYMSDDGTNVGLFMFIADTAGDLSAGSLYAAKFTQTSAVNGGSFNLSWISLGHATDSEIDAMLTGEDKLTFDDIFSVENPAADGTCSVGFIPVNAGHESPYLECLQLKAGMDVAASRLETRRYAGYLGATTELRKEEGITFNPASKTLYIGMSEVSNGMEDNHATYDLNGNNDIRLPKNKCGTVYALALGTDGTIGSDYVALTMNGLVSGIPTTYPEDSVYAGNTCNINGIANPDNVTFMPGYNTLIIGEDTGSGHQNDLIWSYNLAAGELTRIQTTPYGSETTSPYFYPNVGGNGYLMSVIQHPYGESDQDQLSDSSEAAAYTGYVGPFPNMEE is encoded by the coding sequence ATGAAATGTCAGGGGCTTTTTGGCAGGACGTTCTATCGTTCGGCCATGATGCTGCCACTGCTGGCCGGTTTGGCTCTCAGTGGATGCAGTGACAGCGATTCAGGAACCCCCGTGGACAGCGGCATTACCATGGAATTTGCCGAGGTCGCAACACCGGTTACAGATGCTGAAAAAAGGCAGATTCTTGCCTCGCAAAGCGTCACCATTGACGGCACCAGTTACAACATCGGGTTCAATACGTTGTTGCGCAGTGGTGCTACCTTTGGAGATGAGACATTTGGACTTATTCGCAATTACATGGGCGCTCCAGTGTTGCAGGAAGACGGTTCAGAGTTTATCTCCAACTCCACCGACTTCACCTCATTGCTCCATCTCGGGGATAAAATCTACAGCGTTACCCATTTTGAAAGTCAGCCTGGCGGCATGTACCTGAGTGAACTGGAACAGGATGAAAATGGCTTGCTGACCGCTGTGAGTACACGCAGCATTGACTTCTCAAAATGGGGAGGATTGTGGACTCCCTGTGCCGGTAGCGTGACTCCCTGGAACACCCATCTCGGCTCTGAAGAATATGAACCGGATGCACGCAGTTACGAACTGGCCACCACCAAGGACGAGATCGGCTCCTACTTCGGTAGCATGTCCAACTACTTTGATGTGCCATTTTACGATGACGGTGTCACCGCTGAAGATATCAAAGAAGTGGTTAACCCTTATGCATACGGCTACCCGACGGAAGTCATCGTTCAACAGGATGGCAGCCACAGCATCATCAAGCACTATGCATTGGCTCGCGTCGCTGTAGAGCTGGCGTATGTCATGCCGGATAAGCGGACCGTGTACATCTCTGATGACGGCACCAATGTCGGCCTGTTCATGTTTGTTGCGGATACGGCTGGCGACTTGACGGCCGGCACACTCTACGCCGCACAACTCGATCAGACCTCTGATGAGAATGGCGGCTCTTTTAATCTGAACTGGATTGACCTTGGTCACGCCACCTTTGATGAGATCAAACAGGCCATTGACAGTAAAGTCGTGTTCAGCGATATCTTTGATGCGGTTGATCCCAACGAAGACAACACCTGCCCAACCGGATACACCTCCATCAACACCACCTGGGGACATGAATGTCTTGCTGTTCGTGCCGGAATGGAGACCGTTGCTTCCCGTCTTGAAGCCCGTCGTTATGCCGCCATCAAAGGCGCGACCACCGAGCTGCGCAAAGAAGAAGGCATCACCTTTGACTCTGGTAGCATGACCCTGTTTGTCGCCATGAGTGAAGTGGCCAAAGGGATGGAAGACAACTCCAGCAGTGATGTCGGCGGTCCGAATCATGTCCGTTTGCCCGCAAACAAATGTGGTACGGTCTACAAACTGGACGTCGCAACCAACAGCGCAATCGGCAGTGATTATGTCGCTCAAAACATGGTCGGCCTGGTGAGCGGTATCCCGACTACCTACCCGGAAGACAGTCTCTATGCCAATAACACCTGTGACGTTAACGGCATTGCCAACCCGGACAACATCACCTTCATCACCGGTCAGGACACCTTGATCATTGGTGAAGATACCGGTAGTGGGCACCAGAATGACTTGATCTGGGCGTATGACATATCCGCTACTGCCCTCACCCGTATCCAGACCACACCCTATGGTTCAGAGACGACATCTCCTTACATTTACCCGAGCCTGAATGGCTTCGGTTATCTGATGAGCGTTGTTCAACACCCTTATGGTGAGTCGGATCAGGATCAGTTAATTGATTCGACGGATGCTGCCGCTTATGTCGGTTACATCGGTCCTTTCCCGGCTCTCGGTGAGGAAGGTCCTGATTCTGTCGACAATACGTTCGGCCGCCAGGGGATGTCTTCTGTGAACTTCCTCGACGTTCCTGTACCAACCACAGACAGCGAAAAACGTCAAGTTTGGGGTACGCCATCGGTTTCCGTGAACGGTAGCGGTGCTGCCATCGGTTTTAACACCATTCTGCGCAGCGGTGATATGTTGGGTGGCAACACCTTTGGCCTACTGCTCGACAGTGACGGCAATGCCATCACTGAAGAAGACGGCTCGGTCAGCATCTCCAACAGCAACGACTTTTCGTCCCTGCTGGATGTTTACGGCTCATTGTTCATGGTCTCCCAGTTTGAAAGCCGACCGGCCGCCATGTACGTGAGTGAACTTTCTCAGGATGAAAACGGTTTCCTTGCAGCCATCTCCACCCGTCCCATTGATTTCTCCGCTGTTCGCGGTGGCTGGGTGCATTGTGCCGGCAGTGTGACGCCCTGGACGACACATCTCGGTTCTGAGGAATATGAGCCCAATGCGCGTTTCCATAACGCAGCAACCGGTATTATCACCGAATCTGACGGTGTTACTGAAGACACGTATTACAGTGCCATGGGCGCCTATTACGGCGGTGATCTGACGCAACTCAACCCATATGATTATGGTTACCCGGTTGAAGTGGCTATCACCGATGCCTCTGGCAGCACCAGTGTTGCCAAGCATTACGCCATGGGCCGTATGGCTCTGGAACTGGCCTATGTCCTGCCGGACCAAAAAACCGTGTACATGTCGGATGACGGCACCAATGTCGGCCTGTTCATGTTTATCGCTGATACGGCGGGTGACCTGAGCGCCGGATCGTTGTATGCCGCTAAATTCACCCAGACCAGCGCTGTTAACGGCGGGTCTTTCAACCTGAGCTGGATCAGCCTTGGCCACGCAACAGACAGCGAGATTGACGCCATGCTGACGGGTGAAGACAAACTGACCTTTGACGATATCTTCAGTGTGGAAAATCCCGCTGCTGACGGCACCTGCTCTGTCGGTTTCATCCCGGTGAACGCTGGGCATGAGTCTCCCTATCTCGAATGTCTGCAACTTAAGGCAGGCATGGACGTTGCGGCCTCCCGTCTGGAAACCCGTCGTTACGCCGGCTATCTCGGTGCCACCACCGAGCTGCGTAAAGAGGAAGGCATCACCTTCAACCCCGCCAGCAAAACTCTGTATATCGGCATGAGTGAAGTCAGTAACGGTATGGAAGACAACCACGCCACTTACGACCTCAACGGCAACAACGACATTCGTCTGCCCAAAAACAAGTGCGGTACGGTTTACGCGTTGGCGCTGGGGACTGACGGCACCATTGGCAGTGACTATGTTGCGCTGACCATGAACGGTTTGGTCAGCGGCATTCCGACCACCTACCCGGAAGACAGTGTTTATGCCGGCAACACCTGTAATATCAACGGCATCGCCAACCCGGACAACGTCACCTTCATGCCAGGCTACAATACCCTCATCATCGGTGAAGACACCGGCAGCGGTCACCAGAATGACCTGATCTGGTCTTACAATCTGGCTGCGGGTGAACTGACCCGTATCCAGACGACACCGTACGGATCGGAAACCACGTCGCCTTACTTCTATCCCAACGTCGGCGGCAACGGCTACCTGATGAGTGTTATCCAGCATCCTTACGGTGAATCGGATCAGGATCAGTTAAGCGATTCCAGTGAGGCTGCCGCGTATACCGGCTATGTGGGTCCGTTCCCGAATATGGAAGAATAG
- a CDS encoding C-GCAxxG-C-C family protein, with protein MNRREALKSLGLVTATGATALAATPLFAGDEKTDNPIPDSPYYGAAKIHNGHAMRTRWPYKELDADAVAQRAYNNYWAGECMYGVTAALIDTLREEVGGPYHAFPSMASLYGLGGILGWATVCGALNGSALVATLVAKNPNAIVDEIYAFYSYEKLPNHFPANRRHGDVKIVRTVANSPLCHASVTNWCKASGYKSFDVERKERCALVDSSVARYMVELLNKDHRGEFVASYPLPESVQHCRECHGKGGELENTRGKMECVSCHDDKKQDHY; from the coding sequence ATGAACAGAAGGGAAGCTTTAAAATCCCTCGGTTTAGTGACGGCCACCGGAGCGACGGCTTTGGCAGCAACGCCACTTTTTGCCGGGGATGAAAAAACCGACAATCCGATACCGGATTCCCCCTACTACGGCGCCGCCAAAATACATAATGGCCATGCCATGCGTACCCGTTGGCCGTATAAGGAACTGGATGCGGATGCTGTCGCCCAACGCGCCTACAACAACTACTGGGCCGGTGAATGCATGTACGGCGTCACCGCCGCATTGATTGACACATTACGAGAAGAAGTCGGTGGCCCCTACCATGCATTTCCCAGTATGGCCTCACTCTACGGTCTGGGTGGTATACTTGGTTGGGCGACAGTTTGTGGTGCCCTGAACGGCTCAGCACTGGTAGCAACACTGGTGGCCAAAAATCCCAACGCCATTGTCGATGAAATCTACGCCTTTTACAGCTATGAAAAACTACCTAACCATTTCCCGGCAAATCGGCGTCATGGTGATGTGAAAATCGTCCGCACGGTTGCCAATTCGCCGCTATGTCATGCCTCCGTCACCAATTGGTGTAAAGCGTCAGGCTACAAGTCATTCGATGTCGAACGCAAAGAACGCTGCGCACTGGTCGATAGCTCTGTGGCCCGTTATATGGTCGAACTGCTGAATAAAGACCACCGCGGAGAATTTGTCGCCTCGTACCCACTTCCGGAATCCGTCCAACACTGTCGTGAATGTCATGGTAAAGGTGGTGAACTGGAAAATACCCGTGGCAAAATGGAATGTGTCTCATGTCACGATGATAAAAAGCAGGATCACTATTGA
- a CDS encoding CusA/CzcA family heavy metal efflux RND transporter, with translation MFNKLIEISLRNRLVVALLFAVAFASGSVALFHLPIDAFPDTTPVQVQINTIAPALGPEEIEKQLSLPVELAVSGLPGLVHVRSISKFGLSQVVAIFEDEMAILDSRQLIMERLAAVRLPAGIDPPELGPISTGLGEVFHYMLRSDNPERTLADLRTLHDWVIKPQLRKVPGVAEINSWGGKEKQYHVIVSPTALIKYGLTYDDVATALRDNNANVGGGQVETGGQTLLVHGLGRVSNTEEIGEIVIDAFDGVPIRISDVAEVAIDHELRRGAVSAEGRGEAVMGLGFMLMGENSRDVTLALKQALETVAQSLPDDVILETVYDRTELIDQVIATVEHNLVAGAILVIAVLFLLLGNLRAGLLVAATIPMAMLFAALGMQSLGITASLLSLGAIDFGILVDGSLVMTEANLRRLTARQMELNRALTAGERFAVILESSREVVRPIVFGMAIIIIVFLPVLTLEGIEGKMFSPMALTFIVALLGALLVAVFLTPVLSFAFLPRTFKPRTQAMTQRMKDLYATLLSHTLHWRKAFLSVVVLVFIATMAISFRLGGEFLPKMSEGSLVVSVVRLAGVSIEESIAYNTRMEQLLMDEFPDEVRTVWSRIGSAEVATDPMGTELTDMFLALTPKEQWTRATSQHELTALVEQALHGLPGIRSVLTQPIELRVNEMISGIRGDVGIKIYGEDFDTLVELGEQVEHVMTAIPGAADVAVEQITGQPTLQIEVDRQALARYGVAAKDVLDIVGAIGTPKVGDVYEGERSFPLVLRVPDQLRHDPVALANTLIPTRTGAVLPLKQLATLSVVDRPSTINREWGRRLLKVQVNVRDRDIAGFVDEARTRISDEITLPDGYLIEWGGQFENLERSQQRLMIVVPITLLLIFILLYFSLKRFSDVLIIYTGIPLAAIGGVIMLYGRGIPFSVSAAIGFIALSGIAVLNGQVLIAAIRSMIDDGMALRQAVVAASRQRLIPVLATAITDAVGFLPMALSVGVGAEVQRPLASVVVGGVLTSTLLTLFVLPSLYLLVHQRSINRNENHPQS, from the coding sequence ATGTTCAATAAACTGATTGAAATCTCCCTGCGTAATCGTCTGGTGGTCGCGCTGTTGTTTGCCGTGGCGTTTGCCAGTGGCAGCGTGGCCCTGTTTCATCTGCCCATTGATGCCTTTCCCGACACCACGCCGGTTCAGGTCCAGATCAACACCATTGCACCGGCCCTCGGACCCGAAGAGATCGAAAAACAACTTTCGTTACCCGTTGAACTGGCCGTGTCTGGCCTGCCGGGGCTGGTGCATGTCCGCTCTATTTCAAAATTCGGCCTGTCACAGGTGGTGGCTATTTTTGAAGATGAGATGGCCATTCTCGACTCGCGCCAGCTGATTATGGAACGGCTCGCCGCCGTGCGATTACCGGCAGGCATCGATCCACCGGAACTGGGGCCGATCTCTACCGGCCTCGGTGAAGTCTTCCATTACATGCTGCGCTCCGATAATCCCGAACGCACCCTGGCCGACCTGCGCACGTTGCACGACTGGGTGATCAAGCCGCAACTGCGCAAAGTCCCCGGTGTCGCTGAGATCAACTCCTGGGGTGGCAAAGAGAAGCAGTATCACGTCATTGTGTCGCCAACCGCCCTGATCAAATACGGTCTGACCTATGACGATGTGGCCACCGCCCTGCGCGACAACAACGCCAATGTCGGTGGCGGTCAGGTTGAAACCGGTGGCCAGACCTTGCTGGTGCATGGCCTTGGTCGGGTCAGCAACACCGAAGAGATCGGTGAAATCGTCATTGATGCCTTTGACGGTGTGCCGATCCGCATCAGCGATGTGGCTGAAGTCGCCATCGACCATGAATTGCGCCGCGGTGCCGTCTCTGCCGAAGGCCGGGGCGAAGCGGTCATGGGCCTGGGCTTCATGCTCATGGGTGAGAACAGTCGCGACGTTACCCTGGCATTGAAACAGGCGTTGGAAACAGTCGCCCAATCCCTGCCTGATGATGTCATTCTCGAAACCGTCTATGACCGCACCGAGTTGATTGATCAGGTGATTGCCACGGTGGAGCACAACCTGGTCGCCGGGGCCATCCTGGTGATTGCCGTGCTGTTTTTACTGCTTGGCAACCTGCGCGCCGGGCTGCTTGTTGCCGCAACGATTCCCATGGCGATGCTGTTTGCCGCACTGGGCATGCAATCCCTTGGCATCACCGCCAGCCTGCTGTCCCTCGGAGCCATTGACTTCGGCATTCTGGTCGATGGCTCTCTGGTCATGACCGAGGCCAATCTGCGCCGTTTGACCGCGCGTCAAATGGAACTCAATCGCGCCCTGACCGCCGGGGAACGCTTTGCCGTTATCCTCGAATCAAGCCGCGAAGTGGTGCGGCCGATCGTCTTCGGTATGGCCATTATCATCATCGTCTTTTTGCCGGTGCTGACGCTGGAAGGAATTGAAGGTAAGATGTTCAGCCCGATGGCCCTGACCTTCATCGTCGCGCTACTTGGCGCGTTGCTGGTTGCCGTGTTCCTGACACCGGTGTTGTCCTTTGCCTTCCTGCCACGCACGTTCAAGCCGCGCACTCAGGCCATGACACAACGGATGAAAGACCTGTACGCTACCCTGCTTTCACACACTCTGCACTGGCGCAAAGCTTTTTTGAGTGTGGTGGTGCTGGTGTTCATCGCCACCATGGCCATTTCATTTCGCCTCGGCGGTGAATTTCTACCCAAGATGTCGGAAGGCTCTCTGGTGGTCAGTGTTGTCCGCCTTGCCGGTGTGTCGATTGAGGAATCCATCGCCTACAACACCCGTATGGAACAACTGCTGATGGATGAATTTCCTGATGAGGTGCGTACTGTGTGGAGCCGCATCGGCAGTGCCGAAGTGGCCACCGATCCGATGGGGACCGAACTGACCGACATGTTTCTCGCCCTGACACCCAAAGAGCAGTGGACACGGGCAACCAGTCAGCATGAGTTGACAGCTCTGGTTGAGCAGGCCTTGCACGGCCTTCCCGGCATCCGCAGCGTCTTGACTCAGCCCATTGAACTGCGCGTCAACGAGATGATTTCCGGCATTCGTGGCGACGTCGGCATTAAGATCTATGGCGAGGATTTTGACACATTGGTGGAACTCGGAGAACAGGTCGAACACGTGATGACCGCCATCCCCGGCGCTGCCGATGTCGCCGTTGAACAGATCACCGGCCAACCCACCCTGCAGATTGAAGTCGATCGCCAGGCACTGGCTCGTTACGGGGTGGCCGCCAAGGATGTCCTCGATATTGTCGGCGCCATCGGCACTCCCAAAGTTGGTGATGTCTATGAGGGAGAACGCTCCTTTCCCCTCGTTCTACGCGTTCCCGACCAGTTGCGTCATGATCCGGTCGCTTTGGCCAATACACTTATTCCAACGCGGACCGGCGCGGTGTTGCCGTTGAAGCAACTGGCCACTCTGAGCGTGGTTGACCGCCCCTCCACCATCAACCGCGAATGGGGCCGGCGCTTGCTCAAAGTACAGGTCAATGTCCGTGATCGCGATATTGCCGGCTTTGTCGATGAAGCCCGCACCCGCATTTCAGATGAAATTACCCTGCCGGACGGCTACCTGATTGAATGGGGTGGCCAGTTTGAGAACCTTGAGCGCTCTCAACAACGGCTGATGATTGTCGTGCCCATCACCCTGCTGCTGATCTTTATTCTGCTCTATTTCAGCCTCAAACGCTTCAGTGATGTGCTGATCATTTATACCGGGATTCCATTGGCGGCCATTGGCGGTGTGATCATGCTCTATGGTCGCGGTATTCCGTTCAGTGTCAGCGCGGCCATCGGCTTTATTGCCCTGTCGGGCATTGCCGTGCTCAACGGCCAGGTGCTGATCGCCGCCATCCGCAGTATGATTGATGATGGCATGGCACTGCGTCAGGCCGTGGTCGCCGCATCCCGCCAGCGACTGATTCCGGTATTGGCGACGGCGATCACCGATGCTGTCGGCTTTTTACCCATGGCGCTGTCTGTTGGCGTTGGCGCAGAAGTGCAACGTCCACTGGCCAGTGTTGTGGTTGGCGGGGTACTCACCTCGACACTGTTGACGTTGTTTGTCTTACCGAGTCTGTACCTGCTGGTACATCAACGTTCAATAAATCGAAATGAAAATCACCCGCAATCCTAG
- a CDS encoding efflux RND transporter periplasmic adaptor subunit yields MIKNGKTTVFIAAIALLTVSVMIVPTQSATHDHDHDHEQQHVETPHDDHGHDADVHDQQQPEQEADEHEGHNHGSATDFCTEHQMLEKVDALCQAGHIGDLPLGRGMMVRLYDEDVAAKTGIITARPQPIHTISGETFLGQVALNRNRLAKITSPAPGLVTAVHVQPGTRVTQGQALLTVDIPQLATLKSDYLAAQARVEQSRTHYEREQILLEKGITSQHKFQQARSAALQARSDADRYYQQLLNTGMATDEIDQLMQQRHTETRITLRAPFAATVTDVATAQGERITDQIAIITLANLDTLWLEVAVPESQLQHLQTNATIQARFAALPGRVFTGKLFFLGSQIDQRSRMLTALAEIDNSDHLLKAGLYGDVALATETSQQGLAIDANAVQMLNNTPYVFIAHEDDLFEIRRIEVGVRHDHLVALAGVTADDAIVVQQGYALKSEVLKASLGASCADH; encoded by the coding sequence ATGATTAAAAACGGGAAAACAACTGTCTTCATCGCCGCCATCGCCTTGCTGACTGTCAGTGTCATGATCGTGCCAACCCAGTCGGCAACTCATGACCACGACCATGATCACGAACAACAGCATGTTGAAACACCGCACGATGATCATGGGCATGACGCCGATGTGCATGATCAACAACAACCCGAGCAAGAAGCCGATGAACATGAAGGCCATAATCACGGCAGTGCCACGGATTTCTGCACCGAACATCAGATGCTCGAGAAAGTTGACGCCTTGTGTCAGGCCGGCCACATCGGCGATCTGCCGTTGGGCCGTGGGATGATGGTCCGGCTGTACGATGAGGATGTTGCCGCTAAAACCGGTATTATCACCGCCCGACCGCAGCCCATCCACACCATCAGTGGCGAGACCTTTCTCGGCCAGGTGGCTCTAAACCGTAATCGCCTGGCAAAGATCACCTCCCCGGCTCCGGGGCTGGTAACCGCCGTCCATGTCCAGCCGGGAACCCGAGTTACCCAGGGGCAGGCACTCCTGACCGTGGACATCCCCCAGCTTGCCACCCTGAAAAGCGACTATCTTGCCGCTCAGGCCAGAGTCGAACAAAGCCGGACTCATTATGAACGGGAACAGATTCTGCTCGAAAAAGGGATCACCTCACAACACAAGTTTCAGCAAGCCCGCAGTGCAGCGCTGCAGGCCAGAAGTGATGCTGACCGCTACTATCAACAACTGCTCAACACCGGCATGGCCACTGACGAGATCGACCAACTGATGCAACAACGCCACACCGAGACGCGCATCACCTTACGGGCTCCATTTGCCGCGACCGTGACAGATGTTGCGACGGCCCAGGGAGAGCGGATTACCGATCAGATTGCCATTATTACCCTGGCCAACCTTGACACATTGTGGCTGGAAGTTGCAGTCCCGGAATCTCAGCTTCAGCACCTGCAGACCAACGCTACGATTCAGGCGCGGTTTGCCGCCCTGCCCGGTCGCGTCTTTACCGGCAAGCTGTTTTTTCTCGGCAGCCAGATCGACCAGCGCAGCCGCATGTTGACCGCCCTGGCTGAAATCGACAACAGCGATCATTTGCTCAAAGCCGGACTCTATGGTGATGTCGCTCTGGCCACCGAAACCTCGCAACAGGGGCTGGCCATCGACGCCAATGCCGTGCAAATGCTCAACAATACACCCTACGTGTTTATCGCCCATGAAGACGATTTGTTTGAAATTCGCCGGATTGAGGTTGGCGTACGCCATGATCATCTGGTTGCGCTTGCCGGGGTCACCGCAGATGACGCCATCGTCGTGCAACAGGGCTATGCACTGAAATCGGAAGTGCTCAAAGCCAGTCTCGGCGCCTCCTGCGCAGATCACTAG
- a CDS encoding TolC family protein has translation MPCSAKSLKSLWMVSGVIAALVCLPTLGSTSSLQMKQLRPLAYSEKQPLQKLTIQRAILLALQDNAALKAGQHEVQAIEATGQQLSVAPNPELSVEFEEFAGSGAYSGTDAMQSTLTLSQRFELGSKRNHRQQVAARQNYAAVTQQALRTTQVIRLTRQLYREALVAREQLHQAKKNVTQCQTLISSIEESIRAGKKAALEAQRIKPLRALAELRLQTVQTTLTARRQQLASVWQGQEQEMGPLSGSLSDLQHLPDLAEFRDRIDQSATVRLARQNQHLEQARVELEQANRIQDVTLSLGVKHDSDTEDHALVAGFSIPLPLFDRNRGNITAAQHRRSQSQQTLLQTRQAIWQQLVENHRLATSARHEITTFEQQLLPAAQSVFDAVSFGYEQGKYTVLDVLDAQGRLIESEDRYLKALADYHRSLTDLEALFDFDSTVTTAGLSDSLADSDKE, from the coding sequence ATGCCCTGTTCGGCAAAGTCCCTTAAGTCGCTGTGGATGGTTTCAGGCGTTATTGCAGCACTCGTGTGTCTGCCAACGCTGGGTAGCACATCTTCCCTGCAAATGAAACAACTGCGTCCTCTAGCGTACAGTGAAAAACAACCCCTACAAAAACTCACTATTCAGCGTGCCATCCTGCTGGCACTGCAAGATAATGCCGCCCTTAAAGCAGGACAGCATGAGGTCCAAGCCATTGAAGCCACCGGGCAACAACTGTCGGTAGCACCTAACCCCGAGCTGTCCGTCGAATTCGAAGAATTTGCCGGCAGTGGTGCCTACAGCGGCACAGATGCGATGCAGAGCACTCTGACTCTGAGTCAGCGGTTCGAACTGGGCAGCAAGCGGAACCACCGCCAACAGGTCGCCGCGCGGCAAAACTATGCCGCCGTCACTCAACAGGCACTGCGTACCACGCAGGTGATTCGTCTGACCCGCCAGTTGTACCGCGAAGCCCTTGTTGCCCGCGAACAGCTGCACCAAGCGAAAAAAAATGTGACCCAGTGTCAAACCCTGATCAGCAGTATCGAAGAATCCATCCGGGCCGGCAAAAAGGCCGCTCTTGAAGCGCAACGAATCAAGCCCCTGCGAGCTCTGGCCGAATTACGTCTTCAAACCGTGCAAACAACCTTGACCGCCCGTCGCCAACAGTTGGCATCGGTGTGGCAAGGTCAGGAACAGGAAATGGGCCCATTGAGCGGATCATTGAGCGACCTGCAGCATCTACCAGATCTTGCTGAGTTTCGCGACAGGATCGACCAAAGCGCAACCGTGCGTCTCGCCCGCCAAAACCAACACCTTGAACAGGCCCGCGTCGAACTCGAACAGGCCAACCGCATTCAGGATGTCACCCTGTCGCTGGGTGTTAAGCACGACAGTGATACAGAAGATCATGCCCTGGTCGCCGGTTTTTCCATCCCTTTGCCACTGTTCGACCGTAACCGCGGCAATATCACCGCAGCCCAACACCGCCGCAGCCAGTCACAACAAACCCTGCTCCAGACACGGCAGGCAATCTGGCAACAGCTGGTTGAAAACCACCGATTGGCAACCAGTGCCCGTCATGAAATCACCACCTTTGAACAACAACTGTTACCCGCTGCGCAATCGGTTTTTGACGCAGTTTCGTTTGGCTATGAACAAGGCAAATATACTGTCCTTGATGTGCTTGATGCCCAGGGACGCCTGATCGAAAGTGAGGACCGCTATCTCAAAGCACTCGCTGACTATCACCGCAGCCTCACTGACCTCGAAGCACTGTTCGATTTTGACTCCACTGTAACAACGGCAGGATTAAGCGATTCACTTGCCGATTCGGATAAGGAATAA
- a CDS encoding thermonuclease family protein has product MTYFFQWFFVLMAFFPSLALAQSSLVVEKIDSQHTLTVLIDGFHRQQVRLYGIDLPDEGQPFGVAATRRLKRLTAQPFQIETVRQDEQGRSVALLVSTKGQILNAQLVAEGYAWVDGKQCRHGYCSEWMTAQSTAKEQRIGLWSQPSPQPPWQWRKNH; this is encoded by the coding sequence ATGACATATTTTTTCCAATGGTTTTTCGTGCTTATGGCTTTCTTCCCCTCATTGGCGTTGGCACAATCGTCTCTGGTCGTTGAAAAAATTGATTCACAGCACACATTGACCGTGCTCATCGACGGTTTTCATCGTCAACAGGTGAGATTATACGGAATAGATCTCCCCGATGAAGGGCAACCCTTTGGTGTTGCTGCAACGCGTCGGCTGAAACGTCTTACTGCTCAGCCCTTTCAAATCGAAACAGTTCGTCAGGATGAACAAGGGCGCAGTGTTGCATTACTCGTTTCCACTAAAGGTCAGATCCTCAATGCGCAGCTGGTGGCAGAGGGCTACGCCTGGGTTGACGGCAAACAATGCCGTCATGGTTATTGCTCTGAGTGGATGACGGCCCAGAGCACGGCCAAAGAACAAAGAATAGGTTTATGGTCGCAACCATCACCACAGCCACCTTGGCAATGGCGTAAAAACCATTGA